The sequence GGAGGCATTGGGACTAAAATCGGGCTTCTCCTTGTACTTGGGGAACTGGGTCTCAAACCAATCCCGTACGAACTTGTAGGGGCTGGGCTGCTGCTTGGAGCACTCCTTGACCACCTCAAACTGGGCCAGCAACTCGACGGAGTTCTTAAACACGCTCATGTACTTCTCCATGTTGGCGTAGGTCAGGTTCTTGGTGTGGCGGGCCTTCTTGGGGGCGCGGCGGGTCTTGCGGATGATGGTCAGGCCGGGGAAGTCGGCGCGAATCTGCTGCAACAGCTTGTATTCCTGGGAAGTGGGGTTGCTGGCGGCGTCCTCAAACGCCTTGGTCATGGTCAGAGTGTTGTTCACAAAGTCTACTTTGTAAGTGTTCTTCATGGTAATTTCCTCCTAAAAATCAATTCTGGTTTGTCTTAAAAGTCGATATAGAGGTCAGGGATATTGCCTTCGTAGAGCGGCGGGTTGGGACATGCGCCTTTCTGCTCGTTGTATTCGGCGGTGAACTCGGCTTCCAGCGCTTCGTCGGTCAGCGCCGTCAGGCGCTCTTCCTCTTTGTCGCGCTCGTCGTAGGTCTTGCAGAAGGACAGCAGGTAATAGGTCATGTAGTCACGGGTGAATTCCATCGTATCAAGCTCCTTTTCTGATTTTTGAGAAGTGTACTTCAAAGATTGCTTACTGATTAGCAGCAAGCGGGAAACCAACGGTTACTTTCTCGGCGGCGGTTTCCGCCTCGCCGTTGTCAGCAAAGAACGCCTTGTACTTGTCGTACTTGGGGAACTTAGCAAGGAACCAAGCCAGCACCGCACGATAGGGATTCTGCTGGATGGCAGCGATTGCCTTCTGGTCGTTGAACTCCTTGATAAGTTCCTGGCCGTTGGTCTGCATGGTCAAGAATCGCTCCATGTTATCGTAGGTCAGATTCTTGTAGGTGCGCTTGTCGCTCTTCCGCTTGATGGTCTTGGTTACCATCTGGGCGCTGGGGAAGTCCTGGCGGTAGGCTCTCCACTCTCTGTATTCGGGAGTACCGAAGATACGGGCCTGCTTCTCGAAAGCCTTGGTGACCTGGGCGTGGGTGTCGTCGATGTAGATGATAGCGTTCTTTTTCATGGTGATATTCTCCTTATTTCATTTATTTTTGTTTTGAGAGGTTTTGTTTTTCTCTTGTTCTCTGTCCCTCTTTGTGCTTTAAGTATAGCATGAGCAAAGAGAAAACCTGTACTTTAACAATGACATGTGATATAATCAAACTATGAAAAAAGCAGCCCAAAAGGGCTGCTGAACTAAAGAGAAAACCGTCAATTTTCATTCCGTTTGGCTTTATCCGATGAAAAGTCACTGCTTTTCTTTCTAATTGGGCCAAAACTTCATAAAAGTTGATGGCTTTTCTCAAAAAGATGGTATTAAGCGGTGAAAACTGCTTGATATAGGTGCAATTCTGGTGAGTTGCACATGTGAAAGTCAAAAAAGTGTGAAGAGAGGAAAAGTTGCACACCAAGTTGCACGCTTCGGCGATTAAGGTAGCAAAAAAGAAGGGAACCAGTCACCTGGCTCCCTCCTGATATTCAGGAATTACTCCTTCTCAAAGACATCCTTGCCCAGACCGCAGACCGGGCACTCCCAATCCTCAGGGACCTCTTCCCAAGGGGTGCCGGGGGCGATGCCGTTGTCCGGATCTCCAACCTCGGGGTCATAGACATAGCCGCAGGGGCAGACATATTTACTCATGGTTTCGCCGTTTCCTTTCTCTTAGCCGAAGTAGCGCTTCAGCAGACCCTCGAACGCCTTGCCGTGGCGGGCCTCGTCGCGGGCCATCTCGTGCACGGTGTCATGGATGGCGTCCAGATTCAGCTCCTTGGCCTTCTTGGCCAGGTCAAACTTGCCGGCGGTAGCGCCGTTCTCGGCATCGACGCGCAGCTCCAGGTTTTTCTTGGTGGAGTCGGTGACCACCTCGCCCAGCAGCTCGGCAAACTTGGCGGCGTGCTCGGCCTCCTCATAGGCGGCCTTCTCCCAGTACAGGCCGATCTCGGGGTAGCCCTCACGGTGAGCCACTCGGGCCATGGCCAGGTACATGCCGACCTCGGAGCACTCACCCTCAAAGTTCATACGCAGGCCGTCGATGATCTCCTGGGGAGCGCCCTTGGCCACGCCGACCACATGCTCGGCAGCCCAGGTCTTCTCACCGACCTGCTCCTTGAACTTCTCGGCGGGAGCCTTGCAGATGGGGCAGAACTCGGGGGGCATGTCGCCTTCGTGGACGTAACCGCAAACGGTGCAGACAAACTTTTTCATAATGTAGTACCTCCATTGAATTATTTTTAATAATGATAATTATTACTGTTTAAGCTGCCATTAATATAGCACAGCTTCTGGCGTTTGTAAAGGGGTTTTTTTAATTTTTCTAAAATTTTTTCCAGGAGACCCCAAAGGGCTCCGCGCTAGCGGTTGCCCTTCCACTTCTTGGTACAGCCCACCAGATAACCAATGGAGACATCAGAATGTCGTGCCAGGGCCAAAAGATTTTGATCGTTTGGCATGGACCGGTCTGTTTCCAAACTCCGATCATTCCTAAGGGCTCACGGACGCGGTTCGGAAGGGTCTGGAGATCGGGCTCCGGCTTGGTCTGGAGCTGGGTGCTGAGGACCCGGTGTATGAGTTTCCTCCGGCTCCTCCTCCCTCAGGTCTCCCACCGTCAGCTCCATGAGCTGCTCCTTGGTGGGGGCCTCCAGCGCCGCCACCCGGTCGGACTGCCGGGCCACCGCCCGCTCAAATACGTTGCGCACGTCCCGGGCGTTGCCGAAGTTCTCGTCCCGCTCCTCGTAGAGCGCTGCAAAATACTCTTCGGCATATTTCTCGGTCTCATTCCCGATCGTATACCCGTTTTTACCGCACATGGACCGAAAAATCTCCATGAGCTGGTCTCCGGTGTAGTCCTCAAAATAGAAATACTTGTTGAACCGGGACTCCAGGCCGGGGTTGGAGTGGATGAACCGCCCCATAAGCTCGGTGTAGCCCGCCACGATGACGATCAGGTCCTTCCGGTGGTCCTCCATGTTTTTCAGCAGGACCTCGATGGCCTCCTTGCCGAAGTCGTTGGCGTTGTCCTGGTTGGCCAGGGCATAGGCCTCGTCGATGAAGAGCACGCCGCCCAGGGCCTTTTGGACCACCTCGCTGGTCTTGATGGCGGTCTGCCCCACAAATCCGGCCACCAGGCCGGAGCGGTCCACCTCCACCAACTGTCCCTTGGACAGCACGCCGATGGCGTGGTAGATCCTGGCCAGCAGCCGGGCCACGGTGGTCTTTCCGGTACCCGGGTTGCCCATGAACACCAGGTGGAGGGACATGGGAGGCACCGGCAGCTCCTGCTCCTCCCGCAGGCGGCGCACCTTCACCAGGTTGATCAGGCTGCGCACGTCCTTTTTTACCCTGTCCAGCCCGCACAGGCCGTCCAGCTCGGCCAGCAACTCCTCCAGGGATTCGGCGGGCTCCGGCTCCGGTTCGGAGGAGGACGCGGCCTCCTCCTTCCCCGCCGGGGCGGGGGCGGCGGCCTGGCCGGGCTTGTCCTCCCCCCTCCGTGTGACGAAGTCCCCGGCATCCAGCTTGGGCTTGTCCGAAGCCAGCCCGTCTGCGTCGCACAGGGCGGTGAGGGCGTCGGCGCAGGCGTTGACGAAGCCCGCCTCCCGGTCGCTGACTGCCCCGTCGGCGGCGGCGAACAGAAGCAGCATCAGCGTCAGCAGATCCACGAACCGCCGGGCGGTCTTTTGGCGGTACGCCTTGTCATACTCCCGCATCCGCTGGAAAAACACCGGGGGCCGGAAGCCGGGATACTCGGCCACGGCGGTGCACAGCTCCCAGTACAGGGCGGTGGGGACCGGATTTCCCTTGCAGTAGATGCCGTTGTAATACTCCACATGCTGGGGCGAGACGTTCCCCCCGTCGGCCTGCCACACGCCCAGAGCGCACTGGCGCATGAATTCATCCACGTCCTGGTTGAACTTCTGCCGCATCGCGGGATTGGCGATGTGCTGCCGGAACGCGGACACCCCTTCGTCATACTGCCTGTGCATTGCCGCAGCGGTCATTGCCCCCTTCACCGGCCCCACTCCTTTTGATGCAATTATGCGGCAAGTGGCCGCACAAATAAACCGCTTGGCGGTTTATTCCGTAGACATTATTATAGGGCAATCCCATCCTTCGGTCAAGAAACAAACCGGGTGACATAAAACTGTTAACATTTCGTTATTTTTCTTCCGCACCAGTTGACGATTCCCGTCAGAGCATGTAGTATTATAAGGAATAGACTTGGGTCTCACGGACCCGATCATCATGACTGAGGGGGAATCCGAATGGCAACCAGGCGCTCCACCGGCACCCGGCCGGAGGTCGTCCGCTGTCCCTACTGCGGCGAGGATTATTCTGTCACCTACAAGCGCTGTCCCTTCTGTGACGGCAAGCCGGCACCCGAGAGCAGCTTCGAGGACGACCCGCCCGCCGAAGGCCGGCGCTCCGGCGGCAAGCGCCTGGTCTCCAACACCAGGGGAGGCGGCTACGGCGGAGGAGGCTGGGGGCCTCTGCGTATCGTGGGCACGGTGGTGTCCCTGGGGCTTATCGTGGCGGCTGTCTGGATTGTCGTCTCGGTGGTCAGCCCCCTCGTCAACCGGGGCAGCAGCCTGAACTCCGACCAGCCCTCCAGCCCGCCCGTCACCTCCAGTTCCGCGGCTCCCACCGGCTCCCCCGACTCCAGCGCCAGCCCCGCCCCCACCGGCGGCGTGGAGCCTACCCGCTCGCCGGAGCCCTCCGGGACCATCCCCGCCAGCCAGACGGCCACCTCCTTTACCCTGAACCGGAAAGACTTCACCCTGTCCCAGGCGGGAGATGTCTGGAACCTGGGGCCCGCCTTCCTGCCCGCCGGGTCCACCGGCACCCTCACCTGGAGCAGCAGCAAGCCCGAGGTGGCCACCGTCTCCGACAGCGGCATCGTCACCGCCGTGGCCCCCGGCGTGGCCACCATCACCGCCACCATGGCGGGCGGGTATACCCAGGAGTGCATCGTCCGCTGCACCTGGACCGGTGCTTCCTCCGGCGGTTCCGGCTCCGCGGCGGCGACGCTCACCCCCAGCCACAGCGACGTGACCCTCTACAAAGCCGGGGAAAGCTTCCGCTTCCGCGTCTCCGGCACCGACAGCACGCCGGTGTGGAGTACCTCCAATTCCGGGGTGGCCTCGGTGGACGGCAGCGGCACCGTCACCGCCGTGAGCAAGGGCACCTGCAACGTCACCGCCACCGTGGACGGGCAGACCTTTACCTGCATCGTCCGGTGTAATTTCTGACGCTTCTGTCTCAGGACGGGCCTTCGGGCCCGTCCTTTTTTGTTGCCGTTGTAATTTGGCCCGCAAACGGCTATAATGGTTGTGATCATCCATAGATTTGTATTTATCTGGAAGGAGACCACAGCATGTCCAATATCTGGCATGACATCAATCCCGCCCGCATCCAGCCCGAGGATTTCGTGGCGGTCATCGAGATTCCAAAGGGGAGCAAGAAGAAGTACGAGTTGGATAAGGAGACCGGCCTCATCATCCTGGACCGGGTCCTCCACACCTCCACCCATTACCCCGCCAACTACGGCTTCATCCCCCGGACCTACGGCGACGACGGCGACCCGCTGGACGTGCTGGTGCTGTGCTCGGAGGCCATGGACCCCCTGACCCTGGTGCGGGTCTACCCCATCGGCTACATCTCCATGCTGGACAGCGGCAAAAACGACGAGAAGATCATCGCCATCCCCTTTGCCGACCCCACCTACAACACCTACCAGGACATCTGGGAGCTGCCCGGCCATATTTTTGACGAGATGGCCCATTTCTTCTCGGTCTACAAGGCTCTGGAGGGCAAGGAGGCGGTGGCCGGCGATGTCAGCGACCGGGCGGCGGCTATCCGGGTCATCCAGCGGGCCATGGACCACTACAGCGACACCTTTCTGGGGGCCTCCGTCCCCCGGCAGGAGCGCAGCTCCACCCGCTGACGCTATCCCCCTTATTTTGCCCTTTACGGTCCTTTAAGGAAACCACAACGGCCCTTTCCGAAAAAGTCTCCTGTTTCCAATGGTTTCAACCGTTTCTTGTATCACGCTTGTAACTAGTGCGCAACGAGTGCCCGGATATGTGGCAAATTGCTGAACCACAAAAATTGTTCCCGCCGCTCCTTTGAACGGCGGGGGCTTTTTCAATCTTTCCCGAATAGAACTGCTCCCCAACTGTAGCGGTCATGCGCTAGAACCTGCGTAACATTGGCAGATATCACAAACGCAAAGCACACATAAAACCGCTCCGGATCAGGCATTCTAATCTAGAGGTGATTAAGTTGGCACACGAAAGCGTGTATTTTAATGTCAGCAAAGACGTTGGGCTCCATGATACTTCGTTGCTTAAAAGAGCTTTGGATTCCCTACCGGGCGTTAACTCCGTCAGCATTGATAAGGGTAGCGGCAGGATAGCAGTGGACTATGACGATACTGGAGTTACCAGAAATGAAATTCAGGAGAAAATTGAAATATTAGGATATCCTATTAAGTAGCGGATCCCCGCTCCTTCCATCGAGGGGCGGGGAATTGTTTTGGAATTGGCAAGCGGAAAAACCCCTCCCGGACGTGGAGCGGGTGGACGCTGGTGAGCTACGGAGGGTAAAAAGGCCCCCCGCAAGAAGGTTTAAGTAGTAAAACCGGAAATAGTTGCACGTTTTTATGGAACATATATTCTGTTTCATCAAGATATGTACCCACCCTAGATCGGCAATACAACCTATAGTACTTGAAAAATTCACATTTCATATGTATAATTCAGGTTACAGAAAGAGAATGGGGGAATACTTATGGATAAGCCTCAGTACGCTAACGCATTTACTGCCACATTTAACCCTCAAATCGGAGAAGTTGTTCTCAATTTTAATCAGGACTATCCGTCGATTGGCCCTCTGCCAGAGAGCGACGAGCCTGGAATTGTGCACGTAAAAACCGAAATTAAACGTGAGCACGTATGTGGAGTGGTGCTTCCGGCCGGGGTTGCCAGGCAGCTCATTGATGTATTGAAGCAGAACCTTGTGGCATTACCAACGAGTGCTGAAAACGATGGGTAATATTATCGAGGTCAAGGACCCAAATGGAGTAAAAATATATTGCTCTCAAAGTACTTGGGAGCAGCATATAATATCACCGACTGGGCACCCGGAAATGGCCGATAATATTGATGCAATCGTCCAAACGATTGCGAGCCCTGACTGCATATACGAAAGCCACGACAGCGACCCTCCGCTCGATGATCGCTCTGTGTACTGCAAGATAGTTCAGAGCGCAACATATTATAATAATGCAAAGTACACCAAGGTCGTCGCGTCGATCTGTGGCGGAACCGGTGAAGTTATAACCGCATATCCGTCCCGGAATGAAACCGGAGGAACGAAGGGGGAGGCGAAGTATCGTGCAAAAGATTGCGATTGATTACGACAAGCGCTTCGACACCCTATATGTAGCTTTGGGCGACAAGACCAATTCATATGGCGATGACAGCATGAACGACATCATTGTCATGAGGGACATGAACACAGAGGCGATTACAGGCTTCACTATCCTAAGTTTTCTCAAGAAATATAGGGCAAATGCACTGCCTCAACTCCCGCCCTCACTTGGATTTTCACTAGAAAAGGACATACTTCCTAAAATAAAGCAATAAAAACCGCCCCCACCACCGCGAAGGTGATGGGGGCTTATTTTACCCCATAATCTGTGCCGCGAGATAACCGACAGCGCCGGAGATCAGCAGCCAAATCAACTTATCCACGATACCGTCCCAGCGCTTGGCGGGCTTCTCTGTAAGGGCCTTTACGTCGGACTTGATCTCCTTCACATCCGTCTCAACCGTCTCCTGCCGGGTTGCCAGCACCTCCACGGAGGACACCAGCTTATCAAGATTGTCCTGCCGTATTTCCACCTTGTCGAGCCGGTGTGAGTTGGATTTGCCGCGCTGCTCGATTTCGACCAGCTTGACAGACAGTTCCTCCGTGGTAGCCATACGTTAATCCTCCCTGGCCTTAATCTCGTTCTTCAGGGCGTCTCCCGCCAGGGCGGCCCGGGTGAAGCTGTTGTTTTTCCACC is a genomic window of Intestinimonas massiliensis (ex Afouda et al. 2020) containing:
- a CDS encoding rubredoxin, with the protein product MSKYVCPCGYVYDPEVGDPDNGIAPGTPWEEVPEDWECPVCGLGKDVFEKE
- a CDS encoding NADH peroxidase; its protein translation is MKKFVCTVCGYVHEGDMPPEFCPICKAPAEKFKEQVGEKTWAAEHVVGVAKGAPQEIIDGLRMNFEGECSEVGMYLAMARVAHREGYPEIGLYWEKAAYEEAEHAAKFAELLGEVVTDSTKKNLELRVDAENGATAGKFDLAKKAKELNLDAIHDTVHEMARDEARHGKAFEGLLKRYFG
- a CDS encoding AAA family ATPase gives rise to the protein MKGAMTAAAMHRQYDEGVSAFRQHIANPAMRQKFNQDVDEFMRQCALGVWQADGGNVSPQHVEYYNGIYCKGNPVPTALYWELCTAVAEYPGFRPPVFFQRMREYDKAYRQKTARRFVDLLTLMLLLFAAADGAVSDREAGFVNACADALTALCDADGLASDKPKLDAGDFVTRRGEDKPGQAAAPAPAGKEEAASSSEPEPEPAESLEELLAELDGLCGLDRVKKDVRSLINLVKVRRLREEQELPVPPMSLHLVFMGNPGTGKTTVARLLARIYHAIGVLSKGQLVEVDRSGLVAGFVGQTAIKTSEVVQKALGGVLFIDEAYALANQDNANDFGKEAIEVLLKNMEDHRKDLIVIVAGYTELMGRFIHSNPGLESRFNKYFYFEDYTGDQLMEIFRSMCGKNGYTIGNETEKYAEEYFAALYEERDENFGNARDVRNVFERAVARQSDRVAALEAPTKEQLMELTVGDLREEEPEETHTPGPQHPAPDQAGARSPDPSEPRP
- a CDS encoding Ig-like domain-containing protein; the protein is MATRRSTGTRPEVVRCPYCGEDYSVTYKRCPFCDGKPAPESSFEDDPPAEGRRSGGKRLVSNTRGGGYGGGGWGPLRIVGTVVSLGLIVAAVWIVVSVVSPLVNRGSSLNSDQPSSPPVTSSSAAPTGSPDSSASPAPTGGVEPTRSPEPSGTIPASQTATSFTLNRKDFTLSQAGDVWNLGPAFLPAGSTGTLTWSSSKPEVATVSDSGIVTAVAPGVATITATMAGGYTQECIVRCTWTGASSGGSGSAAATLTPSHSDVTLYKAGESFRFRVSGTDSTPVWSTSNSGVASVDGSGTVTAVSKGTCNVTATVDGQTFTCIVRCNF
- a CDS encoding inorganic diphosphatase, producing MSNIWHDINPARIQPEDFVAVIEIPKGSKKKYELDKETGLIILDRVLHTSTHYPANYGFIPRTYGDDGDPLDVLVLCSEAMDPLTLVRVYPIGYISMLDSGKNDEKIIAIPFADPTYNTYQDIWELPGHIFDEMAHFFSVYKALEGKEAVAGDVSDRAAAIRVIQRAMDHYSDTFLGASVPRQERSSTR
- a CDS encoding heavy-metal-associated domain-containing protein, coding for MYFNVSKDVGLHDTSLLKRALDSLPGVNSVSIDKGSGRIAVDYDDTGVTRNEIQEKIEILGYPIK
- a CDS encoding DUF2283 domain-containing protein, with translation MQKIAIDYDKRFDTLYVALGDKTNSYGDDSMNDIIVMRDMNTEAITGFTILSFLKKYRANALPQLPPSLGFSLEKDILPKIKQ